The Budorcas taxicolor isolate Tak-1 chromosome 18, Takin1.1, whole genome shotgun sequence genome window below encodes:
- the LOC128063749 gene encoding vomeronasal type-1 receptor 1-like: MYLLQMGVGSLANVILFFYHISPILSGHKKRPTDTILTHIAVANLLVLLSSGIPHTMAAFISRKPLCPLGCKFVYYLQKVACSTALCSTCVLSTYQSFTLTPGREGRSWLRGGAPRVTGSFCCTCWLFSVLMYIYVPVKITASPNRHNYTDAQGDWFCSSSSPSAGIVVLWSTSDAVFIGLVVWSSSSSVLLLHRHHQRVRNIHTPTGHHRCPPETTAARTILMLVVTFVIFYAVSSILVFYITAFFDFRQWLIQTSDILVSCFSTISPFLLLLRDPRTARICS, translated from the coding sequence ATGtatctcttacagatgggagttGGGTCTCTGGccaatgtcattctttttttctatcacATCTCTCCTATCTTGTCTGGACACAAGAAGAGACCCACAGACACGATTCTCACCCACATAGCTGTGGCCAACCTTTTGGTTCTTCTCTCCTCCGGGATCCCCCACACAATGGCAGCTTTCATTTCAAGGAAGCCCCTGTGTCCTCTTGGGTGTAAATTTGTGTACTATTTACAGAAAGTGGCTTGCAGCACCGCCCTGTGCTCCACCTGTGTCCTGAGCACCTATCAGTCCTTCACTCTCACCCCTGGGAGAGAAGGGAGGTCATGGCTCAGGGGAGGAGCCCCCAGGGTCACAGGTTCTTTCTGCTGCACCTGTTGGCTATTCAGTGTTTTAATGTACATTTATGTTCCTGTGAAAATCACTGCTTCACCGAACAGACACAATTATACTGATGCGCAGGGCGATTGGTTCTGCTCCTCCTCAAGTCCCAGCGCAGGGATTGTCGTCCTGTGGTCCACCTCGGACGCCGTGTTTATTGGCCTCGTGGTCTGGTCCAGCAGCTCCTCGGTGCTTCTCCTGCACAGACACCACCAGAGGGTGCGGAATATCCACACCCCCACTGGGCACCACAGATGCCCCCCAGAGACCACAGCCGCCCGCACCATCCTGATGCTGGTGGTCACCTTCGTCATCTTCTACGCGGTGTCTTCTATTCTTGTTTTCTATATCACTGCCTTTTTTGATTTTCGACAATGGTTGATACAGACCTCTGATATCTTGGTTTCCTGTTTTTCCACCATTTCTCCCTTCCTGCTGCTCCTCAGGGATCCTAGAACTGCTAGGATCTGCTCTTGA
- the LOC128063752 gene encoding vomeronasal type-1 receptor 4-like, whose protein sequence is MFFHKDALRTTSQAALKITYLIQMGIGSLVNVILFFHSISPVLIGQSQRPTDMIHTHMAVANLLVLLSPGIPHTMAAFIPRKPLSGLGCKFVYYIQRVARSTALCSTCVLSTYQSFTLTPRRAEWVMLRGRAPRVTGPSCCTCWVLSLLMNVIAPLKITGPQDTHNYTDTRDKWFCSSSPAETGTSYLWSISDAVFIGLMVWSSGSMVLLLLRHRQRVQYIHTRAGHHRCPPETRAAHTILMLLVTFVTFYFLNSVLSFYIAAFFDIRLWLIQTSNALGSCFPTICPFLLLLRDPRTPRFCS, encoded by the coding sequence ATGTTTTTTCACAAAGATGCCCTGAGAACCACAAGTCAGGCTGCTCTGAAAATCACGTATCTTATACAGATGGGAATTGGGTCCCTGGTCAATGTCATCCTTTTCTTCCACAGCATCTCTCCAGTCTTGATTGGTCAGAGCCAGAGACCCACAGACATGATTCACACCCACATGGCGGTGGCCAATCTCCTGGTTCTTCTGTCCCCTGGCATTCCCCACACAATGGCAGCTTTTATTCCGAGGAAGCCCCTGTCGGGTCTTGGGTGTAAGTTTGTGTATTACATACAGAGGGTGGCTCGCAGCACCGCCCTGTGCTCCACCTGCGTCCTGAGCACGTATCAGTCCTTCACGCTCACCCCCAGGAGAGCGGAGTGGGTGATGCTCAGAGGAAGGGCCCCCAGGGTCACTGGCCCTTCCTGCTGCACCTGCTGGGTGCTCAGTCTCTTAATGAACGTCATTGCTCCTCTGAAAATCACTGGTCCTCAGGACACACACAACTATACTGATACCAGAGACAAGTGGTTCTGTTCATCCTCACCTGCTGAAACAGGTACGAGCTATTTGTGGTCCATCTCTGATGCCGTGTTTATTGGCCTCATGGTCTGGTCCAGTGGCTCCATGGTGCTTCTCCTGCTCAGACACCGCCAGAGGGTTCAGTATATCCACACCCGCGCTGGGCACCACAGATGCCCCCCGGAGACCAGAGCCGCCCACACCATCCTGATGCTGCTGGTCACCTTCGTCACCTTCTACTTCCTAAATTCTGTTCTGTCTTTTTATATTGCAGCCTTCTTCGATATTCGTCTATGGCTGATACAGACCTCTAATGCATTGGGCTCCTGTTTTCCTACCATTTGCCCTTTCCTGCTGCTTCTTAGAGATCCTAGAACTCCTAGGTTCTGCTCTTGA